In Sphingobacterium thalpophilum, a genomic segment contains:
- a CDS encoding dihydrodipicolinate synthase family protein, producing the protein MAQFKWEGIYPAMLSPFDENGNLDFDMFGKNIEAQLDGGVHGLIIAGSLGEASVLTTEEKYDLLTYALKLVGGRVPVLLNIAENTTAAAIKVAQTSEELGADGLMLLPPMRYRADDREAVAYFRAVAQSTKLPILIYNNPVDYSTYVSLDMFEELLLEPNIQAVKESTRDLTNITRLKNRFGDRLKIMAGVDTLGLESLMLGADGLVAGLVDAFPRETVVMYDLVKAGEYKKAVEIYRWFMPLLELDIHPKLVQYIKLAATAEGISTPYTRAPRLPLIGEEEQRVKKIIADSIATRPQL; encoded by the coding sequence ATGGCACAATTTAAATGGGAAGGAATATATCCTGCAATGTTATCACCATTTGATGAAAATGGAAATTTGGATTTTGATATGTTTGGTAAAAACATTGAAGCACAATTGGATGGAGGTGTTCACGGTTTGATTATCGCTGGATCATTGGGGGAAGCAAGTGTTTTGACTACAGAAGAAAAGTATGATTTATTGACCTATGCGTTGAAACTTGTTGGTGGTCGTGTACCCGTATTGCTAAATATTGCAGAAAATACAACTGCTGCTGCGATCAAAGTGGCGCAGACCAGTGAGGAATTGGGAGCCGATGGTTTGATGTTATTGCCACCAATGCGCTATAGAGCCGATGATAGAGAAGCTGTCGCTTATTTTCGTGCTGTTGCACAAAGTACCAAACTGCCAATTTTAATCTATAATAACCCAGTTGACTATAGTACTTATGTATCGTTGGATATGTTTGAAGAACTATTGTTGGAACCAAATATCCAGGCAGTGAAAGAATCTACACGAGATTTAACCAATATCACGCGTTTGAAAAATCGTTTTGGTGATCGATTAAAAATTATGGCCGGTGTAGATACCTTGGGGCTCGAGTCTTTAATGTTAGGGGCTGATGGGTTAGTCGCTGGATTGGTGGACGCATTCCCAAGAGAAACAGTGGTTATGTATGATCTTGTGAAAGCTGGTGAATATAAAAAAGCGGTAGAAATATACCGTTGGTTTATGCCTTTGTTGGAATTGGATATTCATCCTAAATTGGTCCAATACATTAAATTGGCCGCTACAGCTGAAGGAATTTCAACACCTTATACACGCGCGCCGAGATTACCGTTGATCGGTGAGGAAGAACAACGTGTGAAAAAAATTATTGCAGATTCAATCGCAACGAGACCACAATTATAG
- a CDS encoding CusA/CzcA family heavy metal efflux RND transporter codes for MKKVVQNIVSFSLKHSLVVLFFTLALLFGGIYAYLHTPIEAFPDVTNTRVRIITQWPGRSAEEIEKFVTLPVTKEMNTIPKKTDVRSISLFGLSVVTIQFEDGVEDFYAQQYAGNKMRSIDLPDGAESSIEPPSGATGEIFRYVVKSNLPIKEVSAIQDWVIERELVGVPGVADVVSFGGEEKIYEIKINPTELANYNLSPLDVYEAVSRSNINVGGDVIQKGNQAYVVRGVGLLDKIDDIGNILIKVVGNTPILVKHVAEIELGAKPRLGQVGLNQEDDLVQGIVIMLRGENPSAVVTRLKAKIEELNQRILPENVKIEPVIDRTKLVNNTVHTVSKNLIEGVILVSIIVFIFLNNWKTTFIVASVIPLAFLFAIILLKIQGLPANLISMGALDFGLLLEGTLVIVETVFVSLEKEAHRLGTERFNKISKLGIIKKSAGSVAGYIFFALLILIVALTPIFSFQKVEGKMFSPLAFTLGYALLGSLILSLTYVPAMCKYLLKKNIKEDENKITKVSRNAIFKGFKKAFDHPKWTLSIFMVVLFVCMFRFSHYGSEFLPKLNEGAIYVRATLPNSVNLEESVKLTKTMKTKLMNQFDEIDFIMTQTGRPNDGTDPTGFFNIEFNIELKPEGEWKRKLSKEKLISQMRDSLQTFPGINFGFSQPIQDNVEEYVAGVKSPLVIKIFGENLQDLENKANKFAESLKKVNGITDVNVFKNIGLPELRIQLHDSKMAKYGVSTKDVQSVIEMTIGGQSVTHFYENERIFDVRLRFQKSYRDNPEKIGNIIIPTMNDQKVPLREIATIDYHTGPAFIYREGNSRYIGVGFNIEGRDLGSTIADAKKQIERDVKLSKSYKVVWAGEFESKERATKQLMNVVPISLILILLLLYANFGNVKDTLISSLTLAFAFIGGFISLWITGTTFGISAGIGFIILFGVATIDGIVLIGIMKENLLNKMRLKPAIYEAVKSRIRPILMIALMGAMGLLPAALSNGMGSEIQKPLAIMIVGGLIICMILSFSVLPIVFYFAYKKENRD; via the coding sequence ATGAAGAAAGTTGTACAAAATATTGTTTCGTTTTCATTGAAACACTCCTTGGTCGTCCTATTTTTTACGTTGGCATTATTATTCGGCGGGATATACGCCTACCTGCATACACCGATTGAAGCTTTCCCCGACGTCACCAATACACGGGTCAGGATTATCACACAATGGCCGGGACGTAGTGCTGAAGAAATCGAGAAGTTCGTCACATTACCGGTAACCAAAGAGATGAATACCATCCCAAAGAAAACGGATGTTCGTTCGATCTCCTTGTTTGGCTTATCCGTTGTAACGATCCAATTTGAGGATGGTGTAGAGGACTTTTATGCCCAGCAGTATGCGGGTAATAAGATGCGTTCCATCGATTTGCCGGACGGCGCGGAAAGCTCCATCGAACCACCTTCGGGTGCTACCGGAGAAATTTTTCGCTATGTGGTGAAGAGCAATCTTCCGATTAAAGAAGTTTCTGCCATTCAAGATTGGGTGATCGAAAGGGAACTTGTGGGGGTGCCAGGTGTGGCGGACGTCGTGAGTTTTGGGGGGGAGGAAAAGATCTATGAAATAAAGATCAACCCAACAGAGCTGGCGAATTATAACTTGTCGCCACTGGACGTATATGAAGCCGTATCGCGTTCGAATATCAACGTCGGTGGGGATGTGATCCAGAAAGGAAATCAAGCCTATGTCGTTCGTGGGGTAGGTTTATTGGATAAGATCGACGATATTGGTAATATTTTGATCAAGGTGGTCGGCAATACACCGATTCTAGTCAAACATGTAGCCGAAATAGAACTGGGCGCAAAGCCACGACTTGGCCAAGTGGGACTCAATCAGGAAGATGATCTTGTACAGGGAATAGTCATTATGCTGCGGGGAGAAAATCCTTCGGCTGTCGTCACAAGGCTAAAGGCAAAAATCGAAGAGCTAAACCAACGTATTTTACCCGAAAATGTCAAGATCGAACCCGTTATAGATCGTACTAAACTGGTGAATAATACCGTGCATACGGTTTCCAAAAACCTGATAGAAGGGGTTATTCTGGTTTCGATTATTGTCTTTATCTTTTTGAACAACTGGAAGACAACCTTTATTGTTGCCTCGGTCATTCCACTGGCTTTCCTCTTTGCGATTATATTATTGAAAATACAAGGTTTGCCGGCCAATCTGATTTCAATGGGGGCGTTGGACTTTGGACTCTTGCTCGAAGGAACATTGGTAATCGTCGAGACTGTTTTTGTCTCTTTGGAAAAAGAGGCCCATCGGCTTGGGACGGAACGCTTTAATAAAATCTCCAAGCTAGGGATCATAAAAAAAAGTGCAGGTTCTGTTGCAGGGTATATCTTTTTTGCACTATTGATTTTAATTGTCGCACTGACTCCTATTTTCTCTTTTCAAAAGGTGGAAGGAAAAATGTTCTCACCATTAGCCTTTACGCTCGGTTACGCCTTGTTGGGGTCCTTGATCCTGAGTTTGACCTATGTGCCCGCGATGTGTAAATACTTATTAAAAAAGAATATCAAAGAAGATGAAAATAAGATCACTAAAGTCAGCCGTAATGCCATTTTTAAAGGTTTTAAAAAGGCTTTTGACCATCCAAAATGGACATTGTCTATTTTTATGGTTGTCTTGTTCGTCTGTATGTTCCGGTTTAGCCATTATGGTTCCGAGTTTCTTCCAAAATTGAATGAGGGTGCAATCTATGTTCGCGCAACCTTACCCAATAGTGTCAACCTGGAAGAATCGGTGAAGCTGACCAAAACAATGAAAACAAAACTGATGAATCAGTTTGACGAGATCGACTTTATAATGACACAGACAGGCCGTCCCAATGATGGCACGGATCCAACAGGCTTTTTTAATATTGAATTTAATATTGAATTGAAGCCCGAGGGGGAGTGGAAACGTAAACTTTCCAAAGAGAAATTGATCAGTCAGATGCGGGATAGCCTGCAGACTTTTCCTGGAATCAACTTTGGCTTTAGCCAGCCGATTCAGGATAATGTGGAGGAGTATGTGGCCGGGGTAAAAAGTCCACTAGTTATCAAAATCTTTGGTGAAAACTTACAAGATTTAGAGAATAAGGCCAATAAGTTTGCAGAGTCACTAAAAAAGGTCAATGGCATTACGGATGTCAATGTTTTTAAAAATATAGGTTTGCCAGAACTCCGCATTCAACTGCATGATTCAAAAATGGCTAAATATGGCGTTTCAACCAAAGATGTGCAGTCCGTGATCGAAATGACTATCGGGGGGCAATCTGTGACACATTTCTACGAAAATGAGCGGATCTTTGATGTTCGCCTGCGCTTCCAAAAATCATACCGCGACAACCCCGAGAAGATCGGAAATATCATTATTCCGACGATGAATGATCAGAAAGTACCCCTCCGGGAGATCGCAACAATAGATTATCATACCGGGCCGGCATTTATTTACAGAGAAGGGAATTCCCGCTATATTGGTGTTGGCTTCAATATTGAAGGTCGAGATTTGGGAAGCACAATTGCCGATGCGAAAAAACAGATAGAAAGAGATGTGAAACTGTCCAAATCCTATAAGGTCGTCTGGGCTGGTGAATTCGAAAGCAAGGAACGGGCAACAAAACAACTGATGAATGTTGTGCCAATTTCGTTGATTTTGATCTTACTCTTGCTGTATGCCAATTTTGGTAATGTCAAAGATACGCTGATTTCTTCACTGACCCTCGCCTTTGCTTTTATTGGTGGATTCATTTCCTTGTGGATTACTGGAACGACATTTGGAATTTCGGCCGGTATCGGATTTATTATTCTCTTTGGCGTAGCCACAATTGATGGTATTGTCTTAATCGGGATTATGAAAGAAAATCTGTTGAATAAAATGCGCTTGAAACCTGCTATTTATGAAGCTGTCAAAAGCCGGATCAGACCCATCTTAATGATTGCATTAATGGGGGCGATGGGCTTATTGCCAGCTGCACTTTCAAACGGTATGGGGTCTGAAATTCAAAAACCCCTGGCGATTATGATTGTTGGTGGATTGATTATTTGTATGATTCTCTCGTTTTCAGTACTACCTATTGTTTTTTACTTCGCTTATAAGAAGGAGAACCGCGATTAG
- a CDS encoding efflux RND transporter periplasmic adaptor subunit → MKGNFLMPLTLLSICLLWSCQSTKNEEQVTPPTKGFCLSADFKNQIKIDSIQKRAVFEQIALNGVIQYDQDELAALKSPIPGIVQSVSVKMGDYVEKGQILVSLKGTSVNDLGKELRELENSKRLVESKLASLRSLLKDGMASQRELEEMESELKATQIGIRHVKANMNLLNGSSENGLFYIRAPKAGYIVDKKVSPGMTVGDDAELLSVSKLNEVWVSVNIYANNLPFVKNGAPVKITTLAYKGESFDGYIDQVANFFDPEERVVKARVKLLNKDLRLKPGMSVDVLVEKAVSGQEQQMLAIPKDAIILHNNQNFVVLYKNDCDLSVKLVDIVAENETYAFVKTGIAEGDQVLTENELIVFDELINR, encoded by the coding sequence ATGAAAGGGAACTTTTTAATGCCACTGACACTCCTGTCCATATGTTTATTGTGGAGCTGTCAATCAACGAAAAATGAAGAGCAGGTTACGCCGCCAACTAAAGGTTTTTGCCTTAGCGCAGATTTCAAAAACCAAATTAAAATTGATTCGATTCAGAAGCGGGCGGTATTTGAACAGATCGCTTTAAATGGGGTCATTCAATACGATCAGGATGAGCTTGCTGCACTAAAGAGCCCGATACCCGGTATCGTGCAGTCTGTCTCCGTCAAGATGGGTGATTATGTGGAGAAGGGACAGATTCTTGTATCGCTTAAAGGGACCTCGGTCAATGATTTAGGAAAGGAGCTGCGTGAGCTGGAGAATAGCAAGCGCTTGGTGGAGAGTAAATTGGCAAGTCTTCGCAGTCTACTGAAAGATGGTATGGCTTCCCAACGGGAACTAGAAGAGATGGAAAGCGAATTGAAAGCCACACAAATCGGAATACGTCATGTAAAGGCCAATATGAACCTGCTCAATGGATCATCAGAAAATGGTCTATTTTACATTCGTGCACCCAAAGCGGGTTATATAGTCGATAAAAAGGTGAGCCCCGGTATGACAGTTGGTGATGATGCCGAGTTACTCTCGGTAAGTAAACTAAATGAAGTATGGGTTTCGGTCAATATTTATGCAAATAATTTACCTTTTGTGAAAAATGGTGCGCCTGTCAAAATCACCACGTTAGCCTATAAAGGGGAATCTTTTGATGGCTATATTGATCAGGTAGCCAATTTCTTCGATCCTGAAGAACGTGTCGTCAAGGCGCGTGTAAAGTTGTTGAACAAAGACCTGAGGTTAAAGCCGGGCATGAGTGTGGATGTATTGGTGGAAAAAGCTGTTTCAGGACAAGAACAGCAGATGCTGGCTATTCCCAAAGATGCCATCATTCTGCATAATAACCAGAATTTCGTGGTGCTGTACAAAAATGACTGTGATCTGTCCGTAAAGCTTGTGGATATTGTTGCTGAGAATGAAACCTATGCTTTTGTCAAAACAGGAATAGCCGAGGGAGATCAGGTGCTGACAGAAAATGAGCTGATTGTATTTGATGAATTGATAAATAGATAG
- a CDS encoding TolC family protein codes for MRKLRITLFLLLGLSSKLFSQEAVESRLRKSEIEQVFLAHNLSLMAQRFHIQQADAAVLQAKLWPNPTISISEVNLWKNSSSESFPALIGHYGKYQQLAVELEQTIEMAGKRKKRVQLQLLEKENARLQFEELLRNLKYDLRSQCLELQILQEKEQLYSSQVDIFQTLAKSFQNQWKEGNVSEMDYLRIESESIAFGNKLNEIQQEKIAKMNAVASYLGDKGTALYISDTIGMPLFLLGTKQEWKMMALENRSDYKIIHNTWKKSNAQLEIEKAERTPDLKVSMNYDRGGNIMRDFIGLGVAMDLPLFNRNQGNIKVAQLELEKNKVEIAQFRIDIEREIEFLSARLSNLESSLKTMDTGFDRKLDVALERYIRNFQERRLTIVEFIDFINNYMENKESILERRAKYLQYKEELTYLIGKDIV; via the coding sequence GTGAGAAAGCTACGTATTACATTATTTTTACTTCTTGGCCTGAGTAGCAAACTATTTTCGCAGGAAGCGGTTGAAAGCCGTTTACGAAAATCGGAGATTGAACAGGTGTTCCTTGCGCATAACCTGAGCTTAATGGCACAACGTTTTCATATACAACAGGCTGATGCAGCAGTACTTCAGGCAAAGCTCTGGCCCAATCCAACGATCTCAATCTCAGAGGTCAATCTTTGGAAAAATTCCAGCAGCGAATCCTTTCCTGCGCTGATCGGTCATTATGGTAAATATCAGCAGCTGGCTGTTGAGCTGGAACAGACGATCGAAATGGCCGGGAAACGGAAAAAAAGGGTGCAATTGCAGCTTTTGGAAAAAGAGAATGCCCGGCTTCAATTTGAAGAATTATTGCGGAATTTGAAATATGATCTCCGGAGCCAATGCCTCGAACTACAGATCTTACAGGAAAAAGAACAATTATACAGTAGTCAGGTCGATATTTTTCAGACCCTAGCGAAGTCCTTTCAAAATCAATGGAAAGAAGGCAATGTGAGTGAAATGGACTATCTCAGGATTGAAAGTGAGTCGATTGCATTTGGGAATAAACTCAACGAAATCCAGCAGGAAAAAATTGCAAAAATGAATGCAGTTGCGAGCTATCTAGGAGATAAGGGGACTGCACTTTACATTTCGGATACGATAGGTATGCCACTTTTTCTCCTGGGGACGAAACAGGAATGGAAAATGATGGCCCTGGAAAACCGTAGCGACTATAAAATCATCCACAATACCTGGAAGAAAAGTAATGCGCAGTTGGAAATCGAAAAAGCAGAACGTACACCAGATCTCAAAGTATCAATGAATTATGACCGGGGCGGAAATATCATGCGCGATTTTATAGGCCTGGGTGTTGCTATGGATCTTCCTTTATTTAATCGAAACCAGGGCAATATCAAAGTTGCTCAACTGGAACTTGAGAAAAACAAAGTTGAAATCGCACAATTTCGTATCGATATTGAACGAGAGATCGAGTTCCTTTCGGCGCGTTTGAGCAATCTCGAATCGAGCTTGAAAACGATGGATACAGGCTTTGATCGTAAACTGGATGTCGCGCTTGAACGCTATATCCGCAATTTTCAAGAACGACGGTTGACCATCGTTGAATTTATAGACTTTATCAATAATTACATGGAAAACAAAGAATCAATATTGGAGCGCAGGGCAAAATACCTTCAGTATAAGGAAGAATTGACGTATTTAATCGGAAAGGACATTGTCTAA
- a CDS encoding HAMP domain-containing sensor histidine kinase: protein MNLKIRLTLFSTLVFTIIFGLATLVIYWIFYNSSERHLISSLEKNAKIAGIYYLEADEQSPLKHMESKNQYESLVKRAMVAVYNAAGKVSYGGMRFDNQINTDLLNQLKTDKTVYFKTADSFYFGLYYPDNQGDFFVFVKESSADFDHQLNRLLITLVFVFLIALISIALLSVWLSKYAYLPIRKVIQEIQHKDLSTIQEPLTAIKTKDELQDLIESYNALLRRISENMIIRKNFVSYVSHEFRTPLAGILGSMEVFGAKVRTEEEYRELAETITEHVNFLNQLIGNFLLLTEDQALKRSLETFRIDEIVWDLVPKFSRSFAVPLKVDIEVDEPQYFNFRGNKMLVSLSISNLIENALKYANGQEVLIRMTSADGRLSLQIIDHGIGIPKAELESVKQTFYRGSNVGQVKGSGIGLSFAQIVFKDQGVDFDIRSNHLGTTVSLLFPKF from the coding sequence ATGAATTTAAAGATTCGACTCACACTCTTTTCTACCTTGGTATTCACCATCATTTTTGGGCTTGCAACGCTAGTCATCTACTGGATATTTTATAATTCTTCTGAACGACATCTGATAAGCTCGCTGGAAAAAAATGCGAAGATAGCCGGTATTTATTACCTTGAAGCGGACGAACAGAGCCCGCTAAAGCACATGGAATCCAAAAATCAATATGAAAGTCTGGTCAAGCGCGCGATGGTAGCCGTTTATAACGCAGCGGGGAAGGTGAGTTATGGTGGTATGCGGTTTGATAATCAAATTAATACAGATTTGCTGAACCAGCTGAAAACAGACAAAACGGTTTATTTTAAAACAGCCGATAGCTTTTATTTTGGTTTGTATTATCCCGATAATCAGGGCGATTTCTTTGTGTTTGTCAAAGAGTCCAGCGCAGATTTTGATCATCAGTTGAACCGTTTACTCATTACGCTTGTCTTTGTTTTTCTCATTGCATTGATTAGTATTGCCTTGTTGTCGGTCTGGCTGAGTAAGTATGCTTATCTGCCCATTCGTAAAGTGATCCAAGAAATTCAGCATAAAGATTTAAGTACCATTCAGGAGCCCTTGACCGCCATAAAAACCAAGGATGAACTCCAGGATCTGATTGAAAGTTATAATGCACTCCTACGTCGGATCAGTGAAAATATGATTATCAGAAAGAACTTTGTAAGTTATGTTTCCCACGAGTTCCGAACGCCTTTAGCGGGTATCCTGGGCTCAATGGAGGTCTTCGGCGCAAAAGTTAGAACGGAGGAAGAATACCGTGAACTGGCCGAAACCATTACCGAGCATGTGAATTTTCTGAATCAGCTTATTGGTAATTTTCTATTACTGACCGAAGATCAGGCCCTGAAACGTTCCCTGGAAACCTTTCGTATCGATGAGATCGTGTGGGACCTTGTACCTAAATTTTCGAGATCATTTGCCGTACCCCTGAAAGTCGATATAGAGGTCGACGAGCCACAATACTTTAATTTTCGGGGCAACAAGATGCTCGTCTCCCTTTCGATCTCTAATTTAATCGAAAACGCACTGAAATATGCAAATGGGCAAGAAGTGCTTATCCGAATGACCAGTGCAGATGGCAGACTGTCTTTACAAATTATAGATCACGGCATCGGTATCCCAAAGGCCGAACTGGAGTCTGTGAAACAGACTTTTTATCGTGGGTCAAATGTCGGTCAGGTGAAGGGCAGCGGCATAGGCCTCTCATTTGCGCAAATCGTTTTTAAGGATCAGGGCGTAGACTTTGATATTCGCTCGAACCATCTGGGAACTACCGTATCACTGCTATTCCCTAAATTCTAA
- a CDS encoding response regulator transcription factor yields the protein MQILLVEDDRRISSFVVKGLEEMGHKVILVESAEAAREWINADSLDIVVLDIMLPGIDGIQFTKMIRYRKNHIPILILSALGEVEDKVEALESGADDFLVKPFSFKELVSRIKALVRRDNYKNVPKDSCVEIHDLKVDLERYEVHKNGKNIDLSPKEFKLLKYLIENRNKTLSRTAILQAVWGIDFDNNTNVVDVYVSYLRGKIDAGSDTSIIKTVKGVGYMLTTD from the coding sequence ATGCAGATACTTTTAGTAGAAGACGATCGCCGTATTAGCAGCTTTGTTGTTAAAGGTCTAGAAGAGATGGGCCACAAGGTCATTTTGGTTGAATCTGCGGAAGCGGCACGTGAATGGATCAATGCGGATTCATTGGACATTGTCGTACTTGATATTATGTTGCCCGGAATAGATGGTATACAATTTACGAAGATGATCCGATATCGAAAAAATCATATTCCAATATTGATTTTAAGTGCCTTAGGAGAAGTTGAAGATAAAGTCGAGGCCTTGGAAAGTGGTGCTGATGATTTTCTTGTCAAACCCTTTTCCTTTAAGGAATTGGTTAGCCGTATCAAAGCCTTGGTACGCCGCGACAATTATAAAAACGTACCAAAGGATAGCTGCGTAGAAATTCATGATTTAAAAGTGGATCTTGAACGGTATGAAGTCCATAAGAATGGTAAAAATATCGATCTATCACCTAAAGAATTTAAACTGTTGAAGTATCTGATCGAAAATCGCAATAAAACCCTTTCAAGAACAGCGATCTTACAGGCCGTCTGGGGAATTGATTTTGATAATAATACCAATGTTGTCGATGTATACGTTTCTTATTTAAGAGGTAAGATTGATGCGGGGAGTGATACCTCCATTATCAAAACGGTGAAAGGGGTAGGTTATATGCTCACAACGGACTGA
- a CDS encoding AraC family transcriptional regulator, which yields MNTALLSNRKRSEEITIQYFNFLDRHLAELVRGDSIDMMELQDIANILCVSQKHLIKIIQETSGNHPCYFYVQKILACIKDLLINSDLTIAKIAQMLTYDPSNFTKFFKKYEGMSPSQFRQLKKAKSSP from the coding sequence ATGAACACAGCATTGCTCTCCAATAGAAAAAGAAGTGAAGAGATTACGATTCAATATTTTAACTTTTTAGATCGTCATTTAGCGGAATTGGTTCGTGGAGACAGCATAGATATGATGGAGCTTCAGGATATCGCCAACATACTCTGTGTTTCACAAAAGCATCTTATCAAGATTATACAGGAAACTTCCGGAAATCACCCCTGCTATTTTTATGTACAAAAAATATTAGCTTGTATCAAAGACCTACTCATTAATAGCGATCTGACCATTGCGAAAATTGCACAGATGCTGACATACGACCCGTCCAACTTCACCAAATTTTTTAAAAAATATGAAGGCATGTCGCCATCACAATTTCGTCAATTGAAAAAAGCGAAAAGTTCACCATAA
- a CDS encoding SDR family oxidoreductase, producing MARNDVKGKVVLIAGGAKNLGGLLSRDFAAQGAKLVIHYNSENTKADAEQTLEAVKSAGAEAILVQADLTKIEHITKLFDVAIEQFGGVDIAINTVGKVLKKPIVDTTVEEYDSMSDINSKVAYFFIREAGKKLNANGKICTIVTSLLAAYTGLYSTYEGLKAPVEHFTRAASKEFGERGISVTAVAPGPMDTPFFYGQESEDAVAYHKSASALGGLTDIKDIAPLVEFLVTDGWWITGQTIFANGGYTTR from the coding sequence ATGGCAAGAAATGATGTAAAAGGAAAAGTTGTCCTTATCGCTGGTGGTGCAAAAAACCTTGGCGGATTGTTAAGTCGGGATTTTGCGGCTCAAGGGGCAAAGCTGGTGATCCATTACAATAGTGAAAATACCAAAGCAGACGCTGAACAAACTCTGGAAGCTGTCAAATCCGCGGGGGCAGAAGCAATATTAGTGCAGGCGGACCTGACAAAAATTGAGCATATCACGAAACTTTTTGATGTCGCAATTGAGCAGTTTGGTGGCGTAGATATCGCCATTAATACGGTCGGTAAAGTATTGAAAAAGCCAATTGTGGATACCACGGTCGAAGAATATGACAGCATGAGTGACATCAATTCAAAAGTTGCTTATTTCTTTATTCGGGAGGCGGGTAAAAAACTGAATGCAAATGGCAAAATCTGTACGATTGTTACCTCATTATTGGCGGCCTATACGGGATTATACTCTACTTATGAAGGACTGAAAGCTCCAGTAGAGCATTTTACGCGAGCTGCTTCAAAAGAATTTGGAGAACGGGGAATTTCGGTTACTGCTGTAGCCCCGGGGCCAATGGATACGCCATTTTTCTATGGACAGGAAAGCGAAGACGCTGTTGCTTACCATAAATCTGCTTCAGCATTAGGTGGGCTAACCGATATAAAAGACATTGCGCCTTTGGTGGAATTCTTGGTCACCGATGGTTGGTGGATAACGGGGCAGACCATTTTTGCCAATGGTGGTTATACAACACGGTAA
- a CDS encoding NAD(P)H-dependent oxidoreductase has product MKTLIVVIHPNFAASVVNKSWVKALENQPELYDIHQLHQVYADGKIDVLAEQQMIEKYDKIVFQFPFYWFNCPPFFKQWLDEVLTYGWAYGKNSGYKLEGKKIALAISAGIDEQEYRETGKYKYSMDQLTSPFEITFDYVKADYQKPFVFYGVEKESSTAWVEEGVTRYLRFLEQL; this is encoded by the coding sequence ATGAAAACATTAATAGTCGTTATTCACCCCAATTTTGCTGCTTCCGTCGTAAATAAAAGTTGGGTTAAGGCCTTGGAAAATCAACCTGAGTTGTATGACATCCATCAATTGCACCAAGTCTATGCTGATGGTAAAATTGATGTCTTGGCCGAGCAGCAGATGATAGAGAAATATGATAAAATTGTCTTTCAATTTCCCTTTTATTGGTTTAATTGTCCGCCGTTTTTCAAGCAATGGCTGGATGAAGTGCTTACCTATGGATGGGCTTATGGTAAGAACAGTGGCTACAAATTGGAAGGAAAGAAAATTGCATTAGCAATTTCTGCTGGGATAGACGAGCAGGAGTATAGGGAGACAGGAAAGTATAAATATAGCATGGATCAATTAACAAGTCCTTTTGAAATTACTTTTGATTATGTTAAAGCGGATTATCAAAAACCTTTCGTCTTTTATGGAGTTGAAAAAGAGTCATCTACCGCATGGGTAGAAGAGGGCGTCACGCGCTATCTCCGTTTTTTGGAGCAACTCTAG
- a CDS encoding helix-turn-helix domain-containing protein, with product MTKIKTSSTNFSNKKQLEHNCPEVFAANVIGGQWALAICCYLINGALRYSEIKKCLPGITERMLTLQLRKLEDDNIIKRTVYAEVPARVLYELTALGYELKPIIRELGKWGEKLQQVQKS from the coding sequence ATGACTAAAATCAAGACGAGCTCCACTAACTTTTCAAATAAAAAGCAACTTGAGCATAATTGCCCCGAAGTTTTTGCCGCTAATGTGATTGGTGGTCAATGGGCTCTAGCCATATGCTGCTATCTCATCAATGGCGCGCTACGTTATTCTGAAATCAAAAAATGTTTACCGGGTATCACTGAACGTATGCTCACCTTACAATTGCGCAAGCTAGAAGATGATAACATTATTAAACGTACTGTATATGCAGAAGTCCCGGCACGTGTACTTTATGAGCTGACTGCACTGGGATATGAACTCAAACCAATTATTCGAGAACTAGGGAAATGGGGAGAGAAGTTACAACAGGTTCAAAAATCTTAG